From one Pseudomonas sp. MYb118 genomic stretch:
- a CDS encoding carbohydrate ABC transporter permease: MPLQQSRRLQSLLLGTLAWAIAILIFFPIFWMVLTSFKTEIDAFATPPQFIFTPTLENYLHINERSDYFSFAWNSVVISFSATALCLLIAVPAAYSMAFYETRNTKRTLLWMLSTKMLPPVGVLMPIYLLAKQFGLLDTRLALIVIYTLINLPIVVWMVYTYFKDIPKDILEAARLDGATLAQEMLRVLLPIAKGGLASTVLLSLILCWNEAFWSLNLTSSKAAPLTALIASYSSPEGLFWAKLSAVSTLACAPILIFGWISQKQLVRGLSFGAVK, translated from the coding sequence ATGCCCCTTCAACAATCCCGTCGCCTGCAAAGCCTGCTGCTGGGCACCCTGGCCTGGGCCATCGCGATCCTGATCTTCTTCCCGATCTTCTGGATGGTGCTGACCAGCTTCAAGACCGAAATCGACGCGTTCGCCACGCCGCCGCAGTTCATCTTCACGCCGACGCTGGAAAACTACCTGCACATCAACGAGCGCAGCGATTACTTCAGCTTCGCCTGGAACTCGGTGGTGATTTCCTTCAGCGCCACCGCCCTGTGCCTGCTGATCGCGGTGCCGGCGGCCTACTCCATGGCGTTTTACGAGACGCGCAACACCAAGCGCACGCTGCTGTGGATGCTCTCCACCAAGATGCTGCCGCCGGTGGGCGTGCTGATGCCGATCTACCTGTTGGCCAAGCAGTTCGGCCTGCTCGATACACGGCTGGCGCTGATCGTGATCTACACGCTGATCAACCTGCCGATCGTGGTGTGGATGGTGTACACCTACTTCAAGGACATCCCCAAGGACATCCTCGAAGCCGCCCGGCTGGACGGCGCGACCCTGGCCCAGGAAATGCTCCGGGTGCTGCTGCCCATCGCCAAGGGCGGCCTGGCGTCCACCGTGCTGCTGTCGCTGATCCTTTGCTGGAACGAGGCGTTCTGGTCGCTGAACCTGACCTCCTCGAAAGCCGCGCCGCTGACCGCCCTGATCGCCTCCTACTCAAGCCCCGAAGGCTTGTTCTGGGCCAAGTTGTCCGCTGTCTCGACCCTGGCCTGCGCACCGATCCTGATCTTTGGCTGGATCAGCCAGAAGCAGTTGGTGCGTGGGTTGTCTTTTGGTGCAGTGAAATAA
- a CDS encoding carbohydrate ABC transporter permease: MDIPQPVRKNRLANPGWFLVSPSVALLLLWMIVPLGMTLYFSMIRYNLLYPGENEFVGLENFTYFLTDSGFMPGATNTLLLVGSVLLISVVLGVLISALLEASDFLGRGIVRVMLISPFFIMPTVGALIWKNLIFHPVSGILAYVWKLFGAQPVDWLAHYPLLSIIIIVSWQWLPFAILILMTAMQSLDQEQKEAARLDGAGPIAIFWHLTLPHLARPIAVVVMIETIFLLSVFAEIFTTTNGGPGYASTNLAYLIYNQALVQFDVGMASAGGLIAVVIANIAAIVLVRMIGKNLTDKA; encoded by the coding sequence ATGGACATCCCCCAGCCGGTGCGCAAGAACCGGCTGGCCAACCCCGGCTGGTTTCTGGTCAGCCCCTCGGTGGCGTTGTTGCTGCTGTGGATGATCGTGCCGCTGGGCATGACCCTGTACTTCTCGATGATCCGCTACAACCTGCTCTACCCCGGCGAAAACGAATTCGTCGGGCTTGAGAACTTCACCTACTTCCTGACCGACTCGGGGTTCATGCCCGGCGCCACCAACACCCTGTTGCTGGTGGGCAGCGTGCTGCTGATCAGCGTAGTGTTGGGGGTGTTGATCAGCGCCCTGCTCGAAGCCAGCGACTTTCTCGGCCGTGGCATCGTGCGGGTGATGCTGATCTCGCCGTTCTTCATCATGCCCACGGTGGGCGCGCTGATCTGGAAGAACCTGATTTTCCATCCGGTGTCGGGGATCCTCGCCTACGTCTGGAAGCTGTTCGGCGCCCAGCCCGTGGACTGGCTGGCGCACTACCCGCTGCTGTCGATCATCATCATTGTCTCGTGGCAATGGCTGCCCTTCGCGATCCTGATCCTGATGACCGCCATGCAGTCGCTCGACCAGGAACAGAAAGAAGCCGCGCGCCTGGACGGTGCCGGTCCCATCGCGATTTTCTGGCACCTGACCCTGCCGCACCTGGCCCGGCCGATTGCGGTGGTGGTGATGATCGAGACGATCTTCCTGCTCTCGGTGTTCGCCGAAATCTTCACCACCACCAACGGCGGCCCCGGCTATGCCTCGACCAACCTCGCCTACCTGATCTACAACCAGGCGCTGGTGCAGTTCGACGTCGGCATGGCCTCGGCGGGCGGCTTGATCGCCGTGGTGATCGCCAACATCGCGGCCATCGTGCTGGTGCGCATGATCGGCAAAAACCTGACAGACAAAGCCTGA
- a CDS encoding sugar ABC transporter substrate-binding protein, which produces MQPSVKALLALTCMTLSSVSLGAQTLTIATVNNSDMIRMQKLSKTFEAEHPDIKLNWVVLEENVLRQRLTTDIATQGGQFDVLTIGMYEAALWGAKGWLEPMKDLPASYALDDVFPSVREGLSVKGSLYALPFYAESSITYYRTDLFKDAGLTMPERPTWTQIAEFAEKLTNKDKEQYGICLRGKAGWGENMALITTVANAYGARWFDEKWQPEFNGPEWKNALNFYVDTMKKSGPPGASSNGFNENLALFNSGKCAIWVDASVAGSFVTDKTQSKVSDHVGFTYAPHETTDKGSAWLYSWALAIPTSSKAKDAAKTFSAWATSKEYGALVAKTDGIANVPPGTRASTYSEEYMNAAPFAKVTLESLKAANPAQPGARPVPYIGIQLVTIPEFQAVGTQVGKLFSAALIGQSTVDQALAAAQQTTEREMKRARYPK; this is translated from the coding sequence ATGCAACCTTCGGTAAAAGCTCTGCTAGCCCTCACCTGCATGACCCTCAGCAGCGTCAGCCTTGGCGCCCAGACCCTGACCATCGCCACCGTCAACAACAGCGACATGATCCGCATGCAAAAGCTCTCGAAGACTTTCGAGGCCGAGCACCCGGACATCAAGCTCAACTGGGTGGTGCTCGAAGAGAACGTCCTGCGCCAGCGCCTGACTACCGACATCGCCACCCAGGGCGGACAGTTCGACGTGTTGACCATCGGCATGTACGAAGCCGCACTGTGGGGAGCCAAGGGTTGGCTGGAGCCGATGAAGGACCTGCCGGCCAGTTACGCACTCGACGACGTGTTCCCTTCGGTGCGCGAAGGCCTGTCGGTCAAGGGCTCGCTGTACGCCCTGCCGTTCTACGCCGAAAGCTCGATCACCTACTACCGCACCGACCTGTTCAAGGACGCCGGCCTGACCATGCCCGAGCGCCCCACCTGGACCCAGATCGCCGAATTCGCCGAAAAGCTCACCAACAAGGACAAGGAGCAATACGGTATCTGCCTGCGCGGCAAGGCCGGCTGGGGCGAGAACATGGCGCTGATCACTACCGTGGCCAATGCCTACGGCGCGCGCTGGTTCGATGAAAAATGGCAGCCGGAATTCAACGGCCCCGAGTGGAAGAACGCGCTGAACTTCTACGTCGACACCATGAAAAAATCCGGCCCGCCGGGCGCGTCCAGCAACGGTTTCAACGAGAACCTCGCGCTGTTCAACAGCGGCAAGTGCGCGATCTGGGTCGACGCCAGCGTCGCCGGCTCGTTCGTCACCGACAAGACCCAGAGCAAGGTCAGCGACCACGTCGGCTTCACCTACGCACCGCACGAAACCACCGACAAAGGCTCGGCCTGGTTGTACTCCTGGGCGCTGGCGATCCCCACCAGCTCCAAGGCCAAGGACGCAGCGAAAACCTTCAGCGCCTGGGCCACCTCCAAGGAGTACGGCGCGCTGGTGGCGAAAACCGACGGCATCGCCAACGTCCCACCAGGCACCCGCGCCTCGACCTACAGCGAGGAGTACATGAACGCAGCGCCCTTCGCCAAGGTCACGCTCGAATCGCTCAAGGCGGCCAACCCAGCCCAACCCGGCGCCCGCCCGGTGCCGTACATCGGCATCCAGCTGGTGACCATCCCCGAATTCCAGGCGGTGGGCACCCAGGTCGGCAAGCTGTTCTCGGCAGCGCTGATCGGCCAGAGCACGGTCGACCAGGCCCTGGCCGCCGCCCAGCAAACCACCGAACGCGAGATGAAGCGGGCGCGTTATCCCAAGTAA
- a CDS encoding phospholipase — protein MNNNRWMSTTAGIDLLTLSQLVLPGAHNSGVDKKATYSAPGIAHWVACQNNSFYEQLQNGARVLDARIEYERDSRGVGTFWFQHNGYRSSRSLENLVMQVRRFLQENPDEFIVLDFHDLKQPFDYKEFNRFMLTHLGDQMIPVRNQYLSLGELKQQSRVQRVWVAAFQHPQLDQNRFMVRIKHEWSGITDASAEEVQAHITQVMNSPPSSYSPWSLSATSYSNIGGPVDIKEYLNRWFDPAKKDWVYNCNIINVDFIEESNLVKYCSEANFRNARRLIDK, from the coding sequence ATGAATAACAACCGCTGGATGTCCACCACCGCGGGCATCGACTTATTGACCCTGAGTCAATTGGTTCTACCGGGCGCGCATAATTCGGGCGTCGATAAAAAAGCCACTTACAGCGCTCCGGGCATTGCACATTGGGTCGCCTGCCAGAACAACTCCTTTTACGAGCAACTGCAAAACGGCGCACGCGTGCTGGATGCGCGGATCGAATACGAACGCGACTCCCGCGGCGTCGGCACCTTCTGGTTCCAGCACAACGGCTACCGCTCTTCCCGCTCGCTGGAAAACCTGGTCATGCAGGTGCGGCGCTTTCTCCAGGAGAACCCCGACGAGTTCATCGTCCTGGATTTCCACGATTTGAAGCAGCCCTTCGACTACAAGGAGTTCAACCGTTTCATGCTCACGCACCTGGGCGACCAGATGATTCCGGTGCGCAACCAATACTTGAGTCTGGGCGAACTGAAACAACAGAGCCGGGTTCAACGGGTCTGGGTGGCCGCCTTCCAGCACCCGCAACTGGACCAGAACCGGTTCATGGTGCGAATCAAACATGAGTGGAGTGGCATTACCGATGCCAGCGCCGAAGAAGTGCAAGCTCATATCACCCAAGTCATGAACTCTCCGCCCTCCTCTTATTCACCCTGGTCGCTGTCCGCGACAAGTTACAGCAATATCGGCGGGCCCGTGGACATCAAGGAATACTTGAACCGCTGGTTCGACCCAGCAAAAAAAGACTGGGTGTACAACTGCAACATCATCAATGTCGACTTTATTGAAGAGTCCAATCTGGTCAAGTATTGCAGTGAGGCCAACTTTCGCAATGCGCGCCGACTGATTGATAAATAA
- a CDS encoding glycosyltransferase — MNQPPASRILVIGYVWPEPKSSAAGGYVMQLLNTFLQQGWEVTFSSPAGAGEHQEDLTALGIREVPIELNNESFDVFVRELAPDIVLFEQFMMEEQFGWRVEKHCPDALRVLATQDLQSLRHARHQRLKDRLNASDDDNDFSELFAPALREEFELMAETDLAKREIAALYRCDLNLMISDVEIELLVEQFKVPRSLLHECPLMVEPPSVPAAPFASRAHFLSIGNFRHAPNWDAVLWLKSTVWPLIRQQLPGAQLHIYGAYTPPKATALHNAAQGFHVMNWAEDALQVMTAARVLLAPLRFGAGIKGKIIDAMLCGTPNVTTPIGAEGMQGASGWPGAVTCTAQAFADQAVRLYNDEARWLDAQAQGQALLSERYRQAVHGPALIERLLDCRRNLAQLRRDNFTGSMLRHHQHKSTQYMAQWIEAKNRNL, encoded by the coding sequence ATGAATCAGCCCCCCGCCAGCAGAATCCTGGTCATCGGTTACGTCTGGCCGGAACCCAAGTCTTCGGCGGCCGGTGGCTACGTGATGCAACTGCTGAACACCTTCCTGCAACAGGGCTGGGAGGTGACGTTCAGCAGCCCGGCCGGCGCCGGCGAACACCAGGAAGACCTGACGGCGCTGGGCATCCGCGAAGTGCCGATCGAGCTGAACAACGAAAGCTTCGACGTGTTCGTGCGCGAACTGGCCCCGGACATCGTGCTGTTCGAGCAATTCATGATGGAAGAGCAGTTCGGCTGGCGCGTCGAGAAACACTGCCCCGACGCCCTGCGCGTGCTGGCCACCCAGGATTTGCAAAGCCTGCGCCATGCCCGGCATCAACGGCTCAAGGATCGCCTGAACGCCAGTGACGACGACAACGACTTCAGCGAACTGTTTGCGCCTGCCCTGCGCGAAGAGTTCGAGCTGATGGCCGAAACCGACCTGGCCAAGCGCGAGATCGCGGCGCTGTACCGCTGCGACTTGAACCTGATGATTTCCGACGTGGAAATCGAGTTGCTGGTCGAACAGTTCAAGGTGCCGCGCAGCCTGCTGCACGAGTGCCCGTTGATGGTCGAACCGCCCAGCGTGCCAGCCGCGCCCTTCGCCTCACGTGCGCACTTTCTCAGCATCGGCAACTTCCGCCACGCGCCCAACTGGGACGCGGTGCTCTGGCTCAAGTCCACCGTCTGGCCGTTGATTCGTCAGCAACTGCCGGGCGCGCAACTGCACATTTACGGGGCCTACACGCCGCCCAAGGCGACGGCGCTGCACAATGCGGCCCAGGGCTTCCACGTCATGAACTGGGCAGAAGATGCCTTGCAAGTGATGACGGCGGCGCGAGTGCTGCTGGCGCCGCTACGGTTCGGTGCGGGCATCAAGGGCAAGATCATCGACGCCATGCTCTGCGGCACGCCCAACGTCACCACGCCCATCGGCGCCGAAGGCATGCAAGGCGCAAGCGGCTGGCCCGGTGCGGTGACCTGCACGGCGCAGGCGTTCGCCGACCAGGCCGTGCGCCTGTACAACGATGAAGCCCGATGGCTGGACGCCCAGGCGCAAGGGCAGGCGCTGTTGAGCGAGCGGTATCGACAGGCCGTCCACGGCCCGGCCCTGATCGAAAGACTGCTGGACTGCCGGCGCAACCTGGCACAACTTCGCCGGGACAACTTTACCGGCAGCATGTTGCGTCATCACCAACATAAAAGTACTCAATACATGGCGCAGTGGATCGAAGCGAAGAATCGCAACTTGTAA
- a CDS encoding response regulator: MSAEQSTILVVEDDDIVRMLIVDVLEELEFKVLEADGGEQALAHLNDSNQVIHLMMTDFGLPVMDGRELASRARQARPTLPVLFASGYAESIEVPADMYVIGKPFSIDQLRDKVKGILNQA; the protein is encoded by the coding sequence ATGTCTGCCGAACAATCCACCATCCTGGTCGTAGAAGACGACGACATCGTGCGCATGCTGATCGTAGATGTCCTGGAAGAGCTGGAGTTCAAGGTATTGGAGGCCGACGGCGGCGAACAGGCCCTGGCGCACCTCAACGACAGCAACCAGGTCATTCACCTGATGATGACCGACTTCGGGCTGCCGGTGATGGACGGCCGTGAACTGGCCAGCCGGGCACGCCAGGCGCGGCCGACGCTGCCGGTGCTGTTTGCCAGCGGCTATGCCGAGAGCATCGAGGTGCCCGCCGACATGTACGTGATCGGCAAGCCGTTCTCCATCGACCAGCTGCGCGACAAGGTCAAGGGCATCCTCAACCAGGCATGA
- a CDS encoding response regulator translates to MTTASSVDEQRFRKLLSRNISLPLGVGALSAVFFVALISYLLSVIQWVEHTDRVINNANEAVKLTVDQETGMRGFLLGGDEKFLEPYEMAKPKLAVTINTLLELTADNPVQTDRLHQIQALQNEWGAYAQTMIDLQRSSGDYRGAVKAGRGKRLTDEVRKQFDDVVATEQQLRASRNADVRSTTIWSITLYLLFIGAISALLAYIGRRDLVGLSQNYAANLAAQEASAQRLAKQAWLRTGQTELAGQVLGQLSLNLLGRNILQFCAQYLGSAVAAIYVREEHGGLKRVATYGFSREQEALDQHIYSDEGIVGQVAQQARLIRLDAVPADYFKVSSGLGEGLPQSVLVVPTSDDERVNGVIELGFLRPLDDRDVELLELIAGNIGTSIEAARYRQRLQEVLAETQQLNEELQVQQEELKTANEELEEQSRILKESQAHLETQQVELEQTNEQLAEQAQTLADQRDAMDLKNTELNQAQAQLEERAEELQRSSKYKSEFLANMSHELRTPLNSSLILAKLLAENPQENLSEEQVKFAESIYSAGNDLLNLINDILDISKVEAGKLEMRPENTSVARLLDGLRGMFLPLAADKQLEFAIDVQPGSPTMIFTDRQRLEQVIKNLLSNAVKFTERGAVSLTVASQPNDGIAFIVRDSGIGIAADQQESIFEAFRQADGTTNRRYGGTGLGLSISRDLAALLGGTISVTSEPGQGSVFTLVLPQQYVESAPVRVAPVPVAPAASLAIAPAAALEPLIAPVDIPRFEDDRGRAPFKTRSILVVEDEPNFAHILYDLAHELDYQCLVAHGADEGYELAKDYVPDAILLDMRLPDHSGLTVLQRLKENAETRHIPVHVISVEDRVEAAMHMGAIGYAVKPTTREELKDVFGRLEAKLTQKVKRVLLVEDDDLQRDSIARLIGDDDIEITAVGLAQDALELLRTTIYDCMVIDLKLPDMLGNDLLKRMSTEEICSFPPVIVYTGRNLTRDEEAELRKYSRSIIIKGARSPERLLDEVTLFLHKVESKLSHERQTMLKTARSRDKVFEGRKVLLVDDDVRNIFALTSALEQKGAVVVIGRNGREAIEKLDEVEDIDLVLMDVMMPEMDGYEATSLIRQDPRWRKLPIIAVTAKAMKDDQERCLQAGANDYLAKPIDLDRLFSLIRVWLPKMERI, encoded by the coding sequence ATGACCACAGCGTCTTCGGTTGATGAACAACGCTTTCGTAAACTGCTGAGCCGCAACATCAGCCTGCCCCTGGGCGTCGGCGCACTCAGCGCGGTGTTCTTCGTCGCGCTGATCTCCTATCTGCTGTCGGTGATCCAGTGGGTCGAGCACACCGACCGGGTGATCAATAACGCCAATGAAGCGGTGAAACTCACCGTTGACCAGGAAACCGGCATGCGCGGTTTCCTGCTCGGGGGCGACGAGAAGTTTCTCGAACCTTACGAAATGGCCAAGCCGAAGCTGGCGGTGACCATCAACACCCTGCTGGAATTGACTGCAGACAACCCGGTGCAAACCGACCGTTTGCACCAGATCCAGGCGTTGCAGAATGAATGGGGGGCGTATGCCCAGACCATGATCGACCTGCAGCGCTCCTCGGGCGATTATCGCGGTGCGGTGAAGGCCGGTCGTGGCAAGCGCTTGACCGACGAGGTGCGCAAACAGTTCGACGATGTCGTGGCCACCGAACAGCAATTGCGCGCCTCGCGCAATGCCGATGTACGCAGCACGACGATCTGGAGCATCACCCTTTACCTGCTGTTCATCGGTGCGATCAGCGCCTTGCTGGCCTACATCGGTCGCCGGGACCTGGTCGGCCTGTCGCAGAACTACGCCGCCAACCTTGCTGCCCAGGAAGCCAGCGCTCAACGCCTGGCGAAGCAGGCCTGGTTGCGCACCGGGCAGACTGAATTGGCCGGGCAAGTATTGGGGCAACTGTCGCTCAACCTGCTGGGCCGCAACATCCTGCAATTCTGCGCGCAGTACCTGGGCAGTGCGGTGGCCGCCATTTATGTACGCGAAGAGCACGGCGGCCTCAAGCGTGTCGCCACCTACGGCTTTTCCCGCGAGCAGGAAGCCCTGGACCAACACATCTACAGCGACGAAGGCATTGTCGGCCAGGTGGCACAGCAAGCGCGCCTGATTCGCCTGGACGCGGTGCCCGCCGATTATTTCAAAGTCAGCTCGGGTCTCGGCGAAGGCTTGCCGCAGAGCGTGCTGGTAGTGCCGACCAGCGACGACGAGCGGGTCAACGGCGTGATCGAACTGGGCTTTTTGCGCCCGTTGGATGACCGCGACGTCGAGTTGCTGGAGCTGATTGCCGGCAACATCGGCACCTCCATCGAGGCCGCCCGGTATCGCCAGCGCTTGCAGGAAGTGCTCGCCGAAACCCAGCAGCTCAACGAAGAGTTGCAGGTGCAGCAGGAAGAGCTCAAGACCGCCAACGAGGAGCTGGAAGAGCAGTCGCGGATTCTCAAGGAGTCCCAGGCGCACCTGGAAACCCAGCAGGTGGAGCTGGAGCAGACCAACGAACAGCTGGCCGAGCAGGCGCAGACCCTGGCCGACCAGCGCGACGCCATGGACCTGAAGAACACCGAGCTCAACCAGGCGCAGGCGCAGCTGGAAGAGCGCGCCGAGGAGTTGCAGCGTTCGAGCAAGTACAAGTCGGAATTCCTCGCCAACATGTCCCACGAGCTGCGCACGCCGCTCAACAGTTCGTTGATCCTGGCCAAGCTGCTGGCGGAAAACCCCCAGGAAAACCTCAGTGAGGAACAGGTCAAGTTCGCCGAGTCGATCTACTCGGCCGGTAATGACTTGCTCAACCTGATCAACGACATTCTCGACATTTCCAAGGTGGAAGCCGGCAAGTTGGAAATGCGCCCGGAGAACACCAGCGTGGCGCGCCTGCTGGATGGCCTGCGCGGGATGTTCCTGCCGCTGGCGGCGGACAAACAACTGGAGTTCGCCATCGACGTACAACCGGGTTCGCCGACGATGATCTTCACCGACCGTCAGCGCCTGGAGCAGGTGATCAAGAACCTGCTGTCCAACGCCGTGAAGTTCACCGAGCGCGGTGCGGTCAGCCTGACCGTGGCCAGCCAGCCCAACGACGGCATTGCCTTCATCGTTCGCGACTCCGGTATCGGCATTGCCGCCGATCAGCAGGAGAGCATTTTCGAGGCGTTCCGCCAGGCGGACGGCACCACCAACCGGCGTTACGGCGGCACAGGCCTGGGCCTGTCGATTTCCCGAGACCTGGCGGCGTTGCTCGGCGGCACCATCAGTGTCACCAGCGAGCCGGGGCAGGGCAGCGTGTTCACCCTGGTGCTGCCGCAGCAGTACGTTGAATCGGCACCGGTGCGGGTTGCACCGGTGCCGGTTGCGCCGGCCGCCAGCCTGGCCATCGCCCCGGCTGCCGCGCTGGAGCCGTTGATTGCCCCGGTCGACATTCCTCGGTTCGAAGACGACCGTGGCAGGGCGCCGTTCAAGACCCGCAGCATTCTGGTGGTGGAAGACGAGCCGAACTTCGCGCACATCCTCTACGACCTGGCCCACGAACTGGATTATCAGTGCCTGGTGGCCCATGGCGCCGATGAGGGTTACGAGCTGGCCAAGGACTACGTGCCCGACGCGATCCTGCTCGACATGCGCCTGCCGGACCATTCCGGCCTGACGGTGTTGCAACGCCTGAAGGAAAACGCCGAGACCCGGCACATTCCGGTGCACGTGATTTCGGTCGAAGACCGGGTCGAAGCCGCCATGCACATGGGCGCCATTGGCTACGCGGTCAAGCCGACCACCCGCGAAGAGCTCAAGGACGTGTTCGGCCGCCTCGAAGCCAAGCTGACGCAGAAGGTCAAGCGCGTGCTGCTGGTGGAAGACGACGACTTGCAGCGCGACAGCATTGCCCGGCTGATCGGCGACGACGACATCGAGATCACCGCCGTGGGCCTGGCCCAGGACGCGCTGGAGCTGCTGCGCACGACGATCTACGACTGCATGGTCATCGACCTGAAGCTGCCGGACATGCTCGGCAACGACCTGCTCAAGCGCATGTCCACCGAGGAAATCTGCTCGTTCCCGCCGGTCATCGTCTACACCGGGCGCAACCTGACCCGTGACGAAGAGGCCGAGCTGCGCAAGTATTCGCGCTCGATCATCATCAAGGGCGCGCGCTCCCCGGAACGCCTGCTCGATGAGGTCACACTCTTTCTGCACAAAGTCGAATCCAAGTTGTCCCATGAACGGCAGACGATGCTCAAGACCGCGCGCAGTCGCGACAAGGTCTTCGAGGGCCGCAAGGTGCTGCTGGTGGACGACGATGTGCGCAACATCTTCGCCCTCACCAGCGCGCTGGAGCAGAAGGGTGCCGTGGTGGTCATTGGCCGCAACGGTCGTGAAGCAATCGAGAAACTCGACGAAGTCGAGGACATCGACCTGGTGTTGATGGACGTGATGATGCCGGAGATGGACGGGTACGAGGCCACCAGCCTGATCCGCCAGGACCCGCGCTGGCGCAAGCTGCCGATCATCGCCGTGACGGCCAAGGCCATGAAGGACGATCAGGAGCGCTGCCTGCAGGCCGGCGCCAACGATTACCTGGCCAAGCCCATTGACCTGGATCGCCTGTTCTCGTTGATTCGTGTGTGGTTACCGAAGATGGAAAGGATTTAG
- a CDS encoding protein-glutamate O-methyltransferase CheR, which produces MEATYPEKHSSEIELRLLIEAIYLKYSYDFRDYSGASIKRRVLHALSQFECATISALQEKVLHDPTAFMQLLQLLTIPVSEMFRDPSHFLAIRREVVPLLRTYPSIKIWIAGCSTGEEVYSMAILLREEGLLERTIIYATDINPRSLEKAKQGIFSMENVRAYTHNYQQAGGQRSFADYYTAAYGYAIFDKSLCENVTFADHSLATDSVFSETQLISCRNVLIYFNKKLQDRAFGLFHESLCHRGFLVLGSKETPDFSSFGNQFEPLVKQERIYRKS; this is translated from the coding sequence GTGGAAGCGACGTATCCAGAAAAGCACAGCAGTGAGATCGAACTGCGGCTGTTGATCGAGGCGATCTACCTCAAGTACAGCTATGACTTTCGTGATTACTCCGGGGCGTCGATCAAGCGTCGCGTCCTGCATGCGTTGAGTCAGTTCGAGTGCGCGACCATCTCGGCGCTGCAAGAGAAGGTGCTGCACGACCCCACGGCGTTCATGCAGTTGCTGCAATTGCTGACGATCCCGGTCAGCGAGATGTTTCGCGACCCTTCGCACTTCCTGGCGATCCGCCGGGAGGTGGTGCCGCTGCTCAGGACCTACCCCTCGATCAAGATCTGGATCGCCGGGTGCAGCACCGGGGAAGAGGTGTATTCGATGGCCATCCTGCTGCGCGAGGAAGGCCTGCTCGAGCGCACCATCATCTACGCCACCGACATCAACCCGCGTTCGCTGGAGAAGGCCAAGCAGGGGATCTTTTCCATGGAAAACGTCCGCGCCTACACTCATAACTACCAGCAGGCCGGTGGCCAGCGCTCGTTCGCCGATTACTACACCGCCGCCTATGGCTACGCGATTTTCGACAAGAGCCTGTGCGAAAACGTGACCTTCGCCGACCACAGCCTGGCGACCGACAGCGTGTTTTCCGAAACTCAGTTGATTTCGTGTCGTAACGTGTTGATTTACTTTAATAAAAAACTGCAGGATCGTGCGTTCGGGCTGTTTCACGAATCGCTGTGTCATCGCGGTTTCCTGGTGCTGGGCAGCAAGGAAACCCCGGACTTTTCCAGCTTCGGCAACCAGTTCGAACCCTTGGTCAAACAAGAACGGATCTACCGTAAATCATGA
- a CDS encoding chemotaxis protein CheB, with translation MNSAAELPRVKAIVIGASAGGVEALLGILGPLREGFALPIIVVLHLPDERRSQLAEVFARRVPMRVEEAGDKTPVEAGTLYFAAPGYHLSVEHDHSFSLSLEDRVHYSRPAIDFLFESAADAYGPALAAVLLTGANRDGAHGLAQVKRHGGLTIVQDPADAQVATMPLAALDTHQPDHVLPIHGIGRLLAELERIAC, from the coding sequence ATGAACAGTGCAGCCGAACTTCCTCGGGTAAAGGCCATCGTGATCGGTGCCTCAGCGGGCGGTGTGGAGGCCTTGCTGGGCATCCTCGGGCCGTTGCGTGAAGGCTTTGCGCTGCCGATCATCGTGGTGCTGCACTTGCCGGACGAGCGTCGCAGCCAGTTGGCCGAGGTGTTCGCCCGGCGTGTGCCGATGCGCGTCGAGGAAGCCGGCGACAAGACCCCGGTCGAGGCCGGCACGCTGTATTTCGCCGCACCGGGTTATCACCTGTCGGTGGAACATGACCACAGTTTTTCCCTGAGCCTGGAGGACCGCGTGCATTATTCGCGACCGGCCATCGACTTTCTGTTCGAATCGGCGGCCGATGCCTACGGCCCGGCCCTGGCGGCGGTGCTGCTGACCGGCGCCAACCGCGATGGCGCGCATGGCCTGGCGCAGGTCAAGCGGCATGGGGGGCTGACCATCGTGCAGGACCCGGCCGATGCGCAGGTCGCAACCATGCCTCTGGCGGCGCTGGACACCCATCAGCCTGACCATGTCCTCCCCATCCACGGCATTGGCCGTCTGCTTGCCGAGCTGGAACGAATCGCATGCTAA